From Stigmatopora nigra isolate UIUO_SnigA chromosome 5, RoL_Snig_1.1, whole genome shotgun sequence, a single genomic window includes:
- the LOC144196255 gene encoding discs large homolog 1-like protein isoform X11 codes for MLYQNMRRANPPPLVVNTDNADTPPYVNGTEADYEYEEITLERGNSGLGFSIAGGTDNPHIGDDPSIFITKIIPGGAAAQNGRLKVNDSIVRVNETDVREVTHSGAVEALKDAGGLVRLCVRRKKSLTDKILDIKLVKGPKGLGFSIAGGVGNQHVPGDNSIYVTKIIEGGAAQKDGRLQIGDKLVAVNASCLEEVTHEEAVAALKSTPDVVYLRVAKHTAVFINETFPPPDVTNSYLPHQDNHISPYMSGSQSVSPAPLTTPRYSPMPRSMTTDEDFTREPRRVTLQRGSTGLGFNIVGGEDGEGIFISFILAGGPADLCGELHKGDRILSVNGVDLSTATHEQAAAALKNAGQTVTIVAQYRPEEYSRFEAKIHDLREQMMTSSVSSSSTSLRSTQKRTLYVRALFDYDGSASDMSTTNQALPFRFGDILHVSSAGEEEWWPARHLSPPPPSCPEVGVIPSRRRAEKKERSRLKTVYLSRTQDRSDHDERDLVTSGTSESESYPSGQEETLLTYQPVMQQEVNYTRPVIVLGPMKDRVNDDLISEFPEKFGSCVPHTTRPRRDYEVDGRDYHFMASRELMEREIQEHKFIEAGQYNNHLYGTSIQSVREVADKGKHCILDVSGNAIKRLQLAGLYPIAIFIRPRNVDNILEMNKRFTEDQARKSYERAVKLEQEFTEFFTAFVHGSSLEEVYSQVKQIIEEQSGPYIWVPTKERL; via the exons ATGCTCTACCAAAACATGAGACGA GCCAACCCACCTCCACTGGTGGTCAACACAGACAATGCTGACACCCCTCCATAT GTAAATGGAACAGAAGCAGACTATGAATATGAGGAAATCACATTGGAGCGG GGAAACTCAGGTTTGGGCTTCAGTATTGCAGGAGGGACTGATAATCCCCATATTGGAGATGATCCATCCATCTTCATTACCAAGATTATCCCTGGAGGGGCTGCAGCGCAGAATGGACGACTTAA gGTAAATGACTCTATAGTCCGTGTAAATGAGACTGATGTCAGGGAAGTGACCCACAGTGGGGCAGTAGAGGCACTGAAGGATGCTGGAGGTCTCGTCAGACTGTGTGTACGACGCAAGAAGAGCCTTACCGATAAAATCTTGGATATCAAGCTAGTGAAAGGTCCAAAAG GTCTTGGATTTAGTATAGCTGGTGGAGTTGGAAATCAACATGTTCCAGGTGACAACAGCATTTATGTGACAAAGATCATTGAAGGTGGAGCTGCACAGAAAGATGGACGGCTACAGATAGGGGACAAACTTGTTGCT GTAAATGCCTCTTGTTTAGAAGAGGTTACCCATGAGGAAGCAGTCGCAGCTCTCAAGTCAACCCCAGATGTTGTTTATCTACGTGTGGCCAAACACACCGCTGTCTTCATTAATGAAACCTTTCCTCCTCCTGATGTCACAAATT ccTACCTTCCACATCAGGACAATCACATAAGCCCCTACATGAGTGGGAGCCAGTCTGTTAGTCCGGCCCCACTGACTACGCCTAGATACTCACCAATGCCCAGGTCCATGACTACAGATGAAGATTTCACAAG GGAGCCGAGGCGTGTGACGCTCCAACGAGGTTCTACAGGTCTTGGTTTCAACATTGTTGGAGGGGAAGATGGAGAGGGAATCTTCATCTCTTTCATTCTGGCTGGTGGTCCAGCAGATCTGTGTGGCGAACTCCACAAGGGTGACCGTATCCTCTCG GTAAATGGCGTTGACTTGTCTACTGCGACACATGAGCAAGCAGCTGCAGCTCTGAAGAACGCAGGACAAACTGTTACCATCGTAGCCCAGTATAGACCTGAAG AATACAGTCGTTTTGAGGCAAAGATCCATGACCTGAGGGAACAGATGATGACCAGCAGTGTCAGTTCCAGCTCCACATCACTCAGGTCCACCCAAAAACGCACCCTTTATGTCAG AGCGCTATTTGACTATGACGGAAGTGCATCAGACATGAGTACCACAAACCAGGCTCTGCCCTTCCGCTTTGGTGACATCCTGCATGTGAGCAGTGCTGGTGAAGAAGAGTGGTGGCCTGCACGTCACCTTAGTCCCCCACCCCCAAGCTGCCCAGAGGTTGGAGTCATCCCCAGCAGGAGAAG GGCAGAGAAAAAGGAGAGGTCAAGGTTAAAGACAGTCTACCTCTCGAGGACTCAGGATAGATCG GATCACGATGAAAGAG ACCTGGTTACTTCTGGCACCagtgagagtgagagttacCCCT CTGGCCAAGAGGAGACACTCCTAACCTACCAACCAGTAATGCAGCAGGAAG TTAATTACACAAGGCCTGTTATCGTGCTCGGACCAATGAAAGATAGAGTCAACGATGATCTCATCTCTGAGTTTCCAGAAAAATTTGGCTCCTGCGTCCCAC ACACAACTCGGCCACGGCGGGACTATGAAGTAGACGGCAGAGACTATCACTTTATGGCCTCCAGAGAGCTTATGGAGCGAGAGATCCAGGAGCATAAATTCATCGAGGCGGGACAGTATAATAACCACCTATATGGAACGAGCATTCAATCTGTTCGAGAAGTTGCTGACAAG GGTAAACACTGTATACTGGATGTATCAGGGAATGCCATCAAGCGTCTGCAGCTCGCAGGCCTTTATCCCATTGCCATCTTCATTAGGCCGCGCAATGTTGACAACATCCT AGAAATGAATAAACGTTTTACAGAAGATCAGGCAAGAAAGTCGTATGAGAGAGCTGTCAAACTGGAACAGGAGTTCACTGAATTTTTCACTG CTTTCGTCCATGGTTCCTCGCTGGAGGAAGTGTATTCGCAGGTGAAGCAGATAATTGAGGAGCAATCGGGTCCTTACATCTGGGTGCCCACTAAGGAGCGGCTCTGA
- the LOC144196255 gene encoding discs large homolog 1-like protein isoform X10, with protein sequence MDPHNATSSLNANPPPLVVNTDNADTPPYVNGTEADYEYEEITLERGNSGLGFSIAGGTDNPHIGDDPSIFITKIIPGGAAAQNGRLKVNDSIVRVNETDVREVTHSGAVEALKDAGGLVRLCVRRKKSLTDKILDIKLVKGPKGLGFSIAGGVGNQHVPGDNSIYVTKIIEGGAAQKDGRLQIGDKLVAVNASCLEEVTHEEAVAALKSTPDVVYLRVAKHTAVFINETFPPPDVTNSYLPHQDNHISPYMSGSQSVSPAPLTTPRYSPMPRSMTTDEDFTREPRRVTLQRGSTGLGFNIVGGEDGEGIFISFILAGGPADLCGELHKGDRILSVNGVDLSTATHEQAAAALKNAGQTVTIVAQYRPEEYSRFEAKIHDLREQMMTSSVSSSSTSLRSTQKRTLYVRALFDYDGSASDMSTTNQALPFRFGDILHVSSAGEEEWWPARHLSPPPPSCPEVGVIPSRRRAEKKERSRLKTVYLSRTQDRSDHDERDLVTSGTSESESYPSGQEETLLTYQPVMQQEVNYTRPVIVLGPMKDRVNDDLISEFPEKFGSCVPHTTRPRRDYEVDGRDYHFMASRELMEREIQEHKFIEAGQYNNHLYGTSIQSVREVADKGKHCILDVSGNAIKRLQLAGLYPIAIFIRPRNVDNILEMNKRFTEDQARKSYERAVKLEQEFTEFFTAFVHGSSLEEVYSQVKQIIEEQSGPYIWVPTKERL encoded by the exons GCCAACCCACCTCCACTGGTGGTCAACACAGACAATGCTGACACCCCTCCATAT GTAAATGGAACAGAAGCAGACTATGAATATGAGGAAATCACATTGGAGCGG GGAAACTCAGGTTTGGGCTTCAGTATTGCAGGAGGGACTGATAATCCCCATATTGGAGATGATCCATCCATCTTCATTACCAAGATTATCCCTGGAGGGGCTGCAGCGCAGAATGGACGACTTAA gGTAAATGACTCTATAGTCCGTGTAAATGAGACTGATGTCAGGGAAGTGACCCACAGTGGGGCAGTAGAGGCACTGAAGGATGCTGGAGGTCTCGTCAGACTGTGTGTACGACGCAAGAAGAGCCTTACCGATAAAATCTTGGATATCAAGCTAGTGAAAGGTCCAAAAG GTCTTGGATTTAGTATAGCTGGTGGAGTTGGAAATCAACATGTTCCAGGTGACAACAGCATTTATGTGACAAAGATCATTGAAGGTGGAGCTGCACAGAAAGATGGACGGCTACAGATAGGGGACAAACTTGTTGCT GTAAATGCCTCTTGTTTAGAAGAGGTTACCCATGAGGAAGCAGTCGCAGCTCTCAAGTCAACCCCAGATGTTGTTTATCTACGTGTGGCCAAACACACCGCTGTCTTCATTAATGAAACCTTTCCTCCTCCTGATGTCACAAATT ccTACCTTCCACATCAGGACAATCACATAAGCCCCTACATGAGTGGGAGCCAGTCTGTTAGTCCGGCCCCACTGACTACGCCTAGATACTCACCAATGCCCAGGTCCATGACTACAGATGAAGATTTCACAAG GGAGCCGAGGCGTGTGACGCTCCAACGAGGTTCTACAGGTCTTGGTTTCAACATTGTTGGAGGGGAAGATGGAGAGGGAATCTTCATCTCTTTCATTCTGGCTGGTGGTCCAGCAGATCTGTGTGGCGAACTCCACAAGGGTGACCGTATCCTCTCG GTAAATGGCGTTGACTTGTCTACTGCGACACATGAGCAAGCAGCTGCAGCTCTGAAGAACGCAGGACAAACTGTTACCATCGTAGCCCAGTATAGACCTGAAG AATACAGTCGTTTTGAGGCAAAGATCCATGACCTGAGGGAACAGATGATGACCAGCAGTGTCAGTTCCAGCTCCACATCACTCAGGTCCACCCAAAAACGCACCCTTTATGTCAG AGCGCTATTTGACTATGACGGAAGTGCATCAGACATGAGTACCACAAACCAGGCTCTGCCCTTCCGCTTTGGTGACATCCTGCATGTGAGCAGTGCTGGTGAAGAAGAGTGGTGGCCTGCACGTCACCTTAGTCCCCCACCCCCAAGCTGCCCAGAGGTTGGAGTCATCCCCAGCAGGAGAAG GGCAGAGAAAAAGGAGAGGTCAAGGTTAAAGACAGTCTACCTCTCGAGGACTCAGGATAGATCG GATCACGATGAAAGAG ACCTGGTTACTTCTGGCACCagtgagagtgagagttacCCCT CTGGCCAAGAGGAGACACTCCTAACCTACCAACCAGTAATGCAGCAGGAAG TTAATTACACAAGGCCTGTTATCGTGCTCGGACCAATGAAAGATAGAGTCAACGATGATCTCATCTCTGAGTTTCCAGAAAAATTTGGCTCCTGCGTCCCAC ACACAACTCGGCCACGGCGGGACTATGAAGTAGACGGCAGAGACTATCACTTTATGGCCTCCAGAGAGCTTATGGAGCGAGAGATCCAGGAGCATAAATTCATCGAGGCGGGACAGTATAATAACCACCTATATGGAACGAGCATTCAATCTGTTCGAGAAGTTGCTGACAAG GGTAAACACTGTATACTGGATGTATCAGGGAATGCCATCAAGCGTCTGCAGCTCGCAGGCCTTTATCCCATTGCCATCTTCATTAGGCCGCGCAATGTTGACAACATCCT AGAAATGAATAAACGTTTTACAGAAGATCAGGCAAGAAAGTCGTATGAGAGAGCTGTCAAACTGGAACAGGAGTTCACTGAATTTTTCACTG CTTTCGTCCATGGTTCCTCGCTGGAGGAAGTGTATTCGCAGGTGAAGCAGATAATTGAGGAGCAATCGGGTCCTTACATCTGGGTGCCCACTAAGGAGCGGCTCTGA
- the LOC144196255 gene encoding disks large homolog 1-like isoform X12: MMTSSVSSSSTSLRSTQKRTLYVRALFDYDGSASDMSTTNQALPFRFGDILHVSSAGEEEWWPARHLSPPPPSCPEVGVIPSRRRAEKKERSRLKTVYLSRTQDRSDHDERDLVTSGTSESESYPSGQEETLLTYQPVMQQEVNYTRPVIVLGPMKDRVNDDLISEFPEKFGSCVPHTTRPRRDYEVDGRDYHFMASRELMEREIQEHKFIEAGQYNNHLYGTSIQSVREVADKGKHCILDVSGNAIKRLQLAGLYPIAIFIRPRNVDNILEMNKRFTEDQARKSYERAVKLEQEFTEFFTAFVHGSSLEEVYSQVKQIIEEQSGPYIWVPTKERL; this comes from the exons ATGATGACCAGCAGTGTCAGTTCCAGCTCCACATCACTCAGGTCCACCCAAAAACGCACCCTTTATGTCAG AGCGCTATTTGACTATGACGGAAGTGCATCAGACATGAGTACCACAAACCAGGCTCTGCCCTTCCGCTTTGGTGACATCCTGCATGTGAGCAGTGCTGGTGAAGAAGAGTGGTGGCCTGCACGTCACCTTAGTCCCCCACCCCCAAGCTGCCCAGAGGTTGGAGTCATCCCCAGCAGGAGAAG GGCAGAGAAAAAGGAGAGGTCAAGGTTAAAGACAGTCTACCTCTCGAGGACTCAGGATAGATCG GATCACGATGAAAGAG ACCTGGTTACTTCTGGCACCagtgagagtgagagttacCCCT CTGGCCAAGAGGAGACACTCCTAACCTACCAACCAGTAATGCAGCAGGAAG TTAATTACACAAGGCCTGTTATCGTGCTCGGACCAATGAAAGATAGAGTCAACGATGATCTCATCTCTGAGTTTCCAGAAAAATTTGGCTCCTGCGTCCCAC ACACAACTCGGCCACGGCGGGACTATGAAGTAGACGGCAGAGACTATCACTTTATGGCCTCCAGAGAGCTTATGGAGCGAGAGATCCAGGAGCATAAATTCATCGAGGCGGGACAGTATAATAACCACCTATATGGAACGAGCATTCAATCTGTTCGAGAAGTTGCTGACAAG GGTAAACACTGTATACTGGATGTATCAGGGAATGCCATCAAGCGTCTGCAGCTCGCAGGCCTTTATCCCATTGCCATCTTCATTAGGCCGCGCAATGTTGACAACATCCT AGAAATGAATAAACGTTTTACAGAAGATCAGGCAAGAAAGTCGTATGAGAGAGCTGTCAAACTGGAACAGGAGTTCACTGAATTTTTCACTG CTTTCGTCCATGGTTCCTCGCTGGAGGAAGTGTATTCGCAGGTGAAGCAGATAATTGAGGAGCAATCGGGTCCTTACATCTGGGTGCCCACTAAGGAGCGGCTCTGA
- the LOC144196255 gene encoding disks large homolog 4-like isoform X6 has product MTTYFHNHEFCCSPKKPTISSSKGKSGKGKGKSSKSHNHSKHSQKLLQVQTNQFQRSPLYSPKHGAHLQKQGCHSPNHLLPSPSPSYYHIAAPSPSHQLAPPLQNYQLAPQSPSHLLHSASHHQFYLSPSHHQLQHFSPNQQHFQFPASPGRPLSSPSSHHLYHQHQPQPAQSQPHFNSHHSLFQQCQHSHLPPLPHSSQSLSIHPFHSPQTPLCSALAGYGWNTLPTHLATRATRGNFPNMRQNMAKSPTKNKGKAASRPRPNDSYMWNLRSMEPPIHIHNFPQVQAHVQANPPPLVVNTDNADTPPYVNGTEADYEYEEITLERGNSGLGFSIAGGTDNPHIGDDPSIFITKIIPGGAAAQNGRLKVNDSIVRVNETDVREVTHSGAVEALKDAGGLVRLCVRRKKSLTDKILDIKLVKGPKGLGFSIAGGVGNQHVPGDNSIYVTKIIEGGAAQKDGRLQIGDKLVAVNASCLEEVTHEEAVAALKSTPDVVYLRVAKHTAVFINETFPPPDVTNSYLPHQDNHISPYMSGSQSVSPAPLTTPRYSPMPRSMTTDEDFTREPRRVTLQRGSTGLGFNIVGGEDGEGIFISFILAGGPADLCGELHKGDRILSVNGVDLSTATHEQAAAALKNAGQTVTIVAQYRPEEYSRFEAKIHDLREQMMTSSVSSSSTSLRSTQKRTLYVRALFDYDGSASDMSTTNQALPFRFGDILHVSSAGEEEWWPARHLSPPPPSCPEVGVIPSRRRAEKKERSRLKTVYLSRTQDRSDHDERDLVTSGTSESESYPSGQEETLLTYQPVMQQEVNYTRPVIVLGPMKDRVNDDLISEFPEKFGSCVPHTTRPRRDYEVDGRDYHFMASRELMEREIQEHKFIEAGQYNNHLYGTSIQSVREVADKGKHCILDVSGNAIKRLQLAGLYPIAIFIRPRNVDNILEMNKRFTEDQARKSYERAVKLEQEFTEFFTAFVHGSSLEEVYSQVKQIIEEQSGPYIWVPTKERL; this is encoded by the exons ATGACTACTTACTTCCATAACCATGAATTCTGCTGTAGCCCAAAAAAGCCCACTATTAGCTCCTCTAAGGGTAAATCTGGAAAAGGGAAGGGAAAGTCCAGCAAGAGCCATAATCATTCCAAACATAGCCAGAAACTACTGCAGGTGCAAACTAATCAATTCCAACGTTCCCCGTTATACTCACCAAAGCATGGTGCTCATTTGCAAAAACAAGGATGTCATTCGCCCAATCATCTTCTTCCTTCACCGTCTCCTAGCTATTATCATATAGCCGCACCATCTCCAAGTCATCAGCTAGCTCCACCATTACAGAATTACCAGCTGGCTCCTCAATCCCCAAGTCATTTACTTCACTCGGCAAGCCACCATCAGTTCTACCTCTCGCCAAGCCATCACCAGCTGCAGCATTTTTCTCCAAACCAGCAACACTTTCAGTTTCCAGCATCACCTGGTCGCCCGCTCTCCTCGCCATCATCACATCACCTCTATCACCAGCATCAGCCACAGCCGGCACAGTCACAACCCCATTTCAACAGTCACCATTCCTTATTCCAACAGTGCCAACACAgtcatcttcctcctctaccacactcTTCGCAATCTCTTTCTATCCATCCATTTCACTCGCCACAGACACCGCTGTGTTCAGCACTGGCCGGTTATGGTTGGAACACATTGCCCACACACCTGGCCACCCGTGCCACACGTGGAAATTTCCCAAACATGAGACAAAACATGGCAAAGAgtccaacaaaaaacaaaggaaaggCTGCAAGCAGACCACGGCCCAATGACTCCTATATGTGGAATTTACGTTCAATGGAACCACCCATTCATATACACAACTTTCCACAAGTACAAGCTCATGTGCAG GCCAACCCACCTCCACTGGTGGTCAACACAGACAATGCTGACACCCCTCCATAT GTAAATGGAACAGAAGCAGACTATGAATATGAGGAAATCACATTGGAGCGG GGAAACTCAGGTTTGGGCTTCAGTATTGCAGGAGGGACTGATAATCCCCATATTGGAGATGATCCATCCATCTTCATTACCAAGATTATCCCTGGAGGGGCTGCAGCGCAGAATGGACGACTTAA gGTAAATGACTCTATAGTCCGTGTAAATGAGACTGATGTCAGGGAAGTGACCCACAGTGGGGCAGTAGAGGCACTGAAGGATGCTGGAGGTCTCGTCAGACTGTGTGTACGACGCAAGAAGAGCCTTACCGATAAAATCTTGGATATCAAGCTAGTGAAAGGTCCAAAAG GTCTTGGATTTAGTATAGCTGGTGGAGTTGGAAATCAACATGTTCCAGGTGACAACAGCATTTATGTGACAAAGATCATTGAAGGTGGAGCTGCACAGAAAGATGGACGGCTACAGATAGGGGACAAACTTGTTGCT GTAAATGCCTCTTGTTTAGAAGAGGTTACCCATGAGGAAGCAGTCGCAGCTCTCAAGTCAACCCCAGATGTTGTTTATCTACGTGTGGCCAAACACACCGCTGTCTTCATTAATGAAACCTTTCCTCCTCCTGATGTCACAAATT ccTACCTTCCACATCAGGACAATCACATAAGCCCCTACATGAGTGGGAGCCAGTCTGTTAGTCCGGCCCCACTGACTACGCCTAGATACTCACCAATGCCCAGGTCCATGACTACAGATGAAGATTTCACAAG GGAGCCGAGGCGTGTGACGCTCCAACGAGGTTCTACAGGTCTTGGTTTCAACATTGTTGGAGGGGAAGATGGAGAGGGAATCTTCATCTCTTTCATTCTGGCTGGTGGTCCAGCAGATCTGTGTGGCGAACTCCACAAGGGTGACCGTATCCTCTCG GTAAATGGCGTTGACTTGTCTACTGCGACACATGAGCAAGCAGCTGCAGCTCTGAAGAACGCAGGACAAACTGTTACCATCGTAGCCCAGTATAGACCTGAAG AATACAGTCGTTTTGAGGCAAAGATCCATGACCTGAGGGAACAGATGATGACCAGCAGTGTCAGTTCCAGCTCCACATCACTCAGGTCCACCCAAAAACGCACCCTTTATGTCAG AGCGCTATTTGACTATGACGGAAGTGCATCAGACATGAGTACCACAAACCAGGCTCTGCCCTTCCGCTTTGGTGACATCCTGCATGTGAGCAGTGCTGGTGAAGAAGAGTGGTGGCCTGCACGTCACCTTAGTCCCCCACCCCCAAGCTGCCCAGAGGTTGGAGTCATCCCCAGCAGGAGAAG GGCAGAGAAAAAGGAGAGGTCAAGGTTAAAGACAGTCTACCTCTCGAGGACTCAGGATAGATCG GATCACGATGAAAGAG ACCTGGTTACTTCTGGCACCagtgagagtgagagttacCCCT CTGGCCAAGAGGAGACACTCCTAACCTACCAACCAGTAATGCAGCAGGAAG TTAATTACACAAGGCCTGTTATCGTGCTCGGACCAATGAAAGATAGAGTCAACGATGATCTCATCTCTGAGTTTCCAGAAAAATTTGGCTCCTGCGTCCCAC ACACAACTCGGCCACGGCGGGACTATGAAGTAGACGGCAGAGACTATCACTTTATGGCCTCCAGAGAGCTTATGGAGCGAGAGATCCAGGAGCATAAATTCATCGAGGCGGGACAGTATAATAACCACCTATATGGAACGAGCATTCAATCTGTTCGAGAAGTTGCTGACAAG GGTAAACACTGTATACTGGATGTATCAGGGAATGCCATCAAGCGTCTGCAGCTCGCAGGCCTTTATCCCATTGCCATCTTCATTAGGCCGCGCAATGTTGACAACATCCT AGAAATGAATAAACGTTTTACAGAAGATCAGGCAAGAAAGTCGTATGAGAGAGCTGTCAAACTGGAACAGGAGTTCACTGAATTTTTCACTG CTTTCGTCCATGGTTCCTCGCTGGAGGAAGTGTATTCGCAGGTGAAGCAGATAATTGAGGAGCAATCGGGTCCTTACATCTGGGTGCCCACTAAGGAGCGGCTCTGA